Genomic DNA from Carettochelys insculpta isolate YL-2023 chromosome 15, ASM3395843v1, whole genome shotgun sequence:
GctctgctgccacagggctgctgctggggatccctgcccctgggcagctccctgcaggatccccagcaTGGCTCCCCATTCCTGCATGGCTGCCATCAGGGATTTACGACTCagctccctgcttctgccctcTAGCTGGCGCATCCTCCTGCCAGTCTGGCTTTGGGCAGCTgggcctctctggtccagcaacatccatggtcatgctggactacagatactgccagatgagagaataccAGACAAAAGAGCTTCAACCTGTCATCACACCTTTGCTCACAGCACTGCTTACCACACAACAGTTAGGCTACATCCAAACGGTGGGCACCGTTTCAGGATACGGTGGTATCCTGGAATAGCTGCTTACATCTGTGACGTggcctgttgtctcaaaacaggtTTCGAGATAAAAggcattagctgcgtctacacgtgcacgctacttcgaagtagcggcactaacttcgaaatagcgcccgtcacgtctacacgcgtcgggcgctatttcgaagttaacttcgacgttaggcagcgagacgtcgaagtcgctaaccccatgagcggataggaatagtgccctacttcgacgttcaacgtcgaagtagggacagtgtagacaatccgcgtcccgcaacgtcgaaattgacgggtcctccatggcggccatcagctgggggcgtgagagatgctctctctccagcccctgcagggctctatgttcaccgtgggcagcagcccttagcccagggcttctggctgctgctgctgcagcgggggattcatgctgcaggcacagggtctgcaactcgttgtcggctctgtgcatcttgtgctgtttagtgcaagtgtgtctgggaggggccctttaagggagcggctggctgttgagtccgccctgtgaccctgtctgcagctgtgcctggcacccttatttcgatgtgtgctactttgacgtgtagacgttccctcgctgtgcctatttcgatgttcggctgagcaacgtcgaagttgaacatcgacgttgccggccctggaggacgtgtagacgctattcgtcgaaatagcctatttcgatgtcgcaacatcgaagtaagctatttcgatgttgggtgcacgtgtagacgtagccattatgtgtcAGAATCCCTGTACAGTGAAGGGGAGGAATACAAGAATGCCtcgaaatagtgctttatttcacaATGTGGTGCCCTTTACACAGTGCCATGTtgcgaaatagcctattttgaaagctacttgaaataagctacccAATTGGCATATCACTAATTGCGTAGCTTATATTGAacttaggctgtcatgtagatgtagccttagacacgcaacaagaagtcctgtggcatcttatagacttacagatattggagcataagcttttgtgggcaaagacccgctttgtcagatacatcaTGTCAgatgcctacaaaagcttatgctccaatatctgttagtctatgagatgccacaggacttgcgcccccaaggctcggttctggggctgttgttgttcaacatctttattaatgacctggatgagggactagattgcaccctcagcatgtttgcagacgacactaagcttgggggagaggtagacttgttggagggtagagataagatccagagtgacctcaataagttggaggagtgggccaaaagaaatctgatgcggctcaacaaggaatcccaagcattgttataggctggggactgattggccgagcagcagtacgatggaaagggacctggggttatggtggatgaaaggctggatatgagtaaacaatgtgcccttgtagccaagaaggctagcagcatatgagggtgcattaggaggagcatttggagcagatctagagaagtggttgttcccctctattcagcactggtgaggccacatctggaatattgtgtccagttttgagcctcccccccaccaataaaagaaaaaggatgtggatttgctggagcaggttcaggggagggcaacaaaaatgattaaggggctggagcacgtgacttaggaggagaggttgagggatttgggcttgtttagtttacagaagagaagactgaggggtgatttaatagcagccttcaacttcctgaaggggagctccaaagaggatggtgagaaactgttctcagtggtgtcagatggcagaacaaggagcaatggtctgaagttacaggaggagaggagtgggttggatattaggaaaaactttcaccaggcgggtggtgaagcactggaatgcgttgcctacagaggtggtggaatctccattcctagaggtttgtaagtcctggctggacaaggtcctggctggggtgacttagtgggggttgatcctgcttgaagcagggggctggactagatgacctcctgaggtccttccagccctgtgattctatgagacctcatactagggtgagtgcaTTCTCTGCTTGAGCCAGCTATCCTTCAGCTTGTGCaatagagcacagggctttagtccctaCGATTGTAGGtttaatccctggtgctggcaacctgtgtCTGTCATCATTACATATTGCAGAGACTAAATTGAATGAATAGGATGTTTTCCCATCTAACTTGCCCACTGTTTGCAGCGTTTTCTAGAGAGCTTGATTGTGAGCCTTTCATAAAGTGAAACCCGCTGGCAGTTTGTCTCTGAAGTGAGGCATTGAGTGTCTACCTAGTACCCCTGGTTTTGCTCCCAGAATCCATTGTCTTTCATTTTTCCTGCAGAATGTGACCTCGTAGGTGAGGCAATCTCTTACGTGATATCTGGCTAATTAATGTTACTAAAGCTAGGCACTTTTCAATCAAAAGGCCTAGGCAACCAGCATCCAAGAGTTTCAAAAGAGCTGGTTTAAAAGACCTTATTACATCATTAACGTTACTTTGCACAAAGCTCTGGAGTACTGACTAGAAGGGTCACTGGTGAGGTGCGAATTTTGAAAAGGTGAACCATGTGTCTTGCTAATTATTGGCCTGAGCTTAGTCCTgtgcaagataatggagcagctaaCATAGGTGCTGACTTTATGGGTGCTTTGTGCTGGGAGCACCCATGTGAAAAGTAGTGGGTGCTTAGCTCCCACTGGTAGGCCCTGACAATAGGCGCTCTCTGTAACATTCTCCAGCTGTCAGGTGCCCTGTCAATTAGCTGCTACCCCTACGAACCAACACCTTCTGCCTCCTGCGGCTCATTTGTCTGGGGTTCTGGTCTCATTGGGGCAGTGTACGTGggtgctgtgtcaagtccctgtgactgagccttGCCAAGTGGAGCTGTTCTCAGTGTTTGTGCTGCTCTGCTGGGGGTAGTTACCCCAACTTTGTGCCTTTGCTGGAGGAGACTGGAGGTTCCGGTGGTGGGATTCCCCAGAGGTCAAGCAAGCAGGTGCAGTGGTATGATCAGTccatcaggtgacagtctcaaggggatctctgaccCAACCTGTTAGACGCCCCTTCAGGTaggtggttgaaggctgctatcaaattcccccacTATTTTCATTTTCTGGAGACTAAATACGActagttccctcagcctctcctcataactcTTGTGCccaagccccctaatcattttccttgccctcctgctggactctccagtttgtccacgtcCTTCCTGTAGTGGGGGACCcggaactggatgcagtactccagatgtggcctcactggtgccaaatagagggaaataaccacttccctcaatctgctgcCGTTGCTCCTATTAAGGCAGCCCAacatgccattaaccttcttggcaacaagggcacactgttgactcatatatccagcttctcatccactgtaatccccaggtctctttctgcagaactgctgctcagccaggcagtcggtccccagcctgtagcagtgcttgagattcttccatactaggttcaggactctgcacttgttgaaCTTTATCTGATTTGTTTaggaccaatcctccaatttatctaggaaCCCTTTCCCAGGCTTTGCAGCTGGAACGTGTGAAATTCAGTCTGGACACTTTCTAACCTGCTTTCTTGACTGGTTTGATCTAGAAATTGAAAAAGGGTCTCTGCTTCTGCTGGATCTAAATAGTTTGGTTGCAGTTGGGTGTTGGTAGATCAACTCTCAGGGCTTCTGTTATGGAGGCTCGTGTTGTTACGAGGAAGGTGCAGATGTGCTGCATTAAAGCTTGATGATAAATGGAAAGTTATTGCTGGTTCTGCAGGATAGGTTTCCAAAACTATCTGGGTCAACACCCACACAATATCAGGAAGGAGCACTTCTCCATGATGTACTGTTGATCATCATGAAAACGAATCACCAGAGTTAATACCACTGCCTTAGAAAGGTCCATTATACTGGAAGCTACAGAAACTCGAGCTTACTTGCTGCATAGACCATTATGGACATTAGCAGAGTTATGATTTATCCTGTCATTCCAGAAGATCCAGCTTATCTTTGGTTCCCTAGCTCCAGAAACCTTTTAATGGGTACTTTGTCGAAAGAAGACAGTTTGACTTTATGTAGAGTAGTTGTTGAATGAAAGTGGAGTATGTGTTTAAAGTCTGTAGGGAAAATGGTGGTGCTTCAGGCCAAGGCTAGCTGTTTCTCATTAGGGTTCTCATATGATAAGTGCCTGCTGTATTTTGCCTAACATCTGCAAGAGTAATAGATTCTCAGGACAGACTTTCGAggctcccaatgctgtaattgcaaagtaaaaaagccCCTCCTGGtaattttcgataaacagtgaatgtctaaaagcccaaaagtgaacaactcatatctaaatagtaaatTATATGGAATCTCGAAACATTGCATAACTTCTCCCAGGTCCTTCAGAGAGACGGTTCAGGAGTGaaactcaggaagacagtgatacaagcACACGTGAAGtgggaggaaatagaatacataaaaagtttgtgaagacgtgtcacattacaaatcagtgtgtgctGCTCTCGAAATAGGGGCTGCACAAAGTGTGGCTTGACATGATGtgttaaggaccgtctcatattcacgtgcctTGCGGCTCTTTATTGaggtttttaccaaattggaagaaatggctcttcttgctgttttggttgcagacgcTTACCCTAGTctgaccccatgcacacagcaggcCAGAGACCCTCTCCGAATCATTCCGAGAGCGGCTCTTCGGAACGCAGCCTATCTCTGGTTAACAGTGCTCCCTGACGGAGAACCCCTACAGCTAATTTCCAGGCTGAGTTTATCTCGCTTCAGCTGCTCACCAAGGTGCCATCTCTTTCCTTGCCAGATGGAAAAGGCCATTGTGAAACATTTGTTCCCCTGTTAGTTGCCTGTTGGTTGTAATGAGTCACCCTTTAACCTCCTCTTTGCTGGGCACAATACAGCAGAGCCCAGGCCATCCCACCCTTAGTTACCCGGCGCTGAGcaagcagcacagggccagaagCAGGTTTTGCCTTTGCCCACTAGATGACACTGCAGCATCAGGTTTTCCCATCCTCGGGACTCACATCTTGGTGACCCACCTGTCCCCAAGTGCAGAGAGGGAGCCAGCCCTGTCAGTCTGCAGCTTCCAGAGCAATAAAGCCCTGGGGCACCGTGCACACCAAGAGGTGTCTTGGGGCATAcgcttctgtgggcaaaggcccactgcgtcagatgcatgagtgggggtggtgtgtgggttcAGAGGGGTACTTAGAGAGGTGGGTCCCGGGAAgagggaggcccagagctgacaagggctattcagtcagggtggaaaaggcccattgtCAGCAGTGTGTATGGAGAGAGGAAAAACCAGGTCAGATAAGAGGCGGGGTGGAGGTGCGGGGGGAATATGGCCCATTCTCAGTCTAAtgggagatgttaacacctagggcagagaagctctttGTGGAAGGGGCGAGCCGCTCCCAGTTTCCATTTAATCCTTGGTTACTGGAGTCAAAGTTGCAGATAGATTGCagctcacagatttctctctgagatttgaaatgtctttgtttcagggctgccacccttaaatctgccagtgggcatccagggagactgaagtgctctcccacaggcctctgtacattacccttcctgatggctgatttacgtccattaattcttttacacagagactgtccagtgtggccaatgtacgccgtgtctacacgtgccccaaacatgagctcatgggaataaggggacttcgaagtaggcggggccctttcgaaaaggagccccgtctggatgtgccgcgcggtggcgaggagtgtcaatttcgaagcgccgctgccgcccgcatgctaatgaagcgctgaatatgcatttcagcgcttcattagtaaacttcaaaatggccatttgcatggccatttcgaagtttggggcatgtgtagacgtagccataaagtgcagtggggcattgctggcacatgatggcacatattatattagtagatgtgcaggtaaaggagcccctgatggtacggTTGATGTTTGTtatgtcctgtgatgatgtcactggtgtagatatgtgagcagagttggcagcgaggactgttacaggggctggttcctggcatagagtcactggtttgtgatttgtagtggctgctgaggatttgtttaaggttggcaggctgtctgtaggtgagaacaggcctgcctcccaaggtctgtgagagtgaaggatcactgttcaggatgggttgcagatcactgatgatgtgctggagaggccttaggtgggggctgtatgtgatggtcagtggtgttctcttgttctccttgcgaggcctgtcttctagcaggtggcttctgggtacccatctggctgtatcaatctgtttcctcacttccttaggtgggtattgtagtttgaggaaagcttggtaaaggtcttgtagacgtttgtctctgtctgatggatcagagcaaatacggttgtaccttagtgcctggctgtatacaatggatcatgtagtgtgctctggatggaagctggaggcgtgtagataagcacagtggtccgtgggtttgcggtatagggtggtatttatgtgactgtcgcttatctgcacagcagtgtccaggaagtgaatttcttgtggggactggtccaggctaaggttgatggtggggtggaaaatgttgaaatcacggtggaactcttcaagagcctccttcccatgggtcccgATGATGAAATTGTCATCAATGCAGAGGAGGGGCaccaggggacgagagctgaggaagcgctgttccaggtcagccataaagaTGTTGGCATAcggtggggccatgcgggtgcccatagcagtgccactgatttgaaggtataatttgttcccaaatctgaaatagttgtgggtgaggacaaagtcacaaagctccgccaccatttgtgccacagtctcatcagggataatgttcctaacagcttggagtccatcttcatgtgggatattggtgtaaagggcccctacatccatggtggccaggatggtgttttcaggaaggccACCAATGGATttcagtttcctgaggaagtctgTTGTACCTCGAGGAAAGCTGGGGGgcactggtagcatagggtctaagtagagagccCACATATCCAGACAGTGCTGTGGTGAGGATGTCAATGCCTGAGGTGATGGGGCGTCCGGGATTCCCAAGATTATGGCTCTTGGGTAGCAGGCAGAATAAATCTGGTTTGGGTTCCAGgcgtgtgtctgtgtaaatctgttcctgtgtttttatagggagggtcctGAGCAGATGCTgcagtttctttgtgtactcctcagtgggctcctcggacagaggcctgtagaatgtggtactggagagttgcctggcagcctccttctgGTACTCTGTGCCCACTTCCAGTTGGATCAGATAAACTGGGCTCTGCTGTAGATTGCGCTGCTTGAGCACTACAAGACACCTTTGCCCATTCTTGCGGCTCTAGCGTCTAAGTGTcgttgctggccctctcctgctgTCTCTGAGTTTGCGGtagacctgccccagccagaccccagccagccttgctgctctgctgtggcccccagccccatgccctgtgCACCCCATCCCTTCCGTAAAGCACTTgtgcccctgctcccctgcactcCCCGATGAGCAGCTGATCCCTGATCCCTCCTTTTTGGCCACCTTGGTGTGGTGAGtcttgggctgcggctgctggtTTTTCTCAGCAGTGCGTTGTGAATTGGAAAGTCTCAGCAGAGTCCAAAGGGAGCAGGTTTGTTTAcgctctgcccccactcccagcagccccagaagacCTTTGCTTTGGCTTGGATCAATTTGGGACTGTTGGCTCTGCCTGAGAGCAGGCGTagccactgccctgcacagcaccatgatgtccctgctgctgctggttctgcTGCTCAGCCTGGGGGCTACTGTCCCGGTAAGGttcccccactccccgccccaaACCACAGCAATTTTCCCTGGCTTCAACCCTCTGTCACGCCCACCCTTCCAGCTTCTGCCCCCACATTCCTTCGTGTGCCCCGACCCCTGAGTGTCCCTCAAGCCCCAGGCTAGTCCTGGCTGGCGATGCCCAGGCTTAGAGCCTGGAGagctgagtgtggggctgggagccaggcacggcCCACactcactggggctggggaaagtcTATGCCATGGAGTGGGATAGTCCTGAGAACCATTGCCCTGTTATTGCTGCCCGTCCCTCTCTGGGCACTTGGGAGTGGGGCACCAGCCCCTGGGGAGGGACTGAAGGACCACAGAGAGCAGCAGCACCCCCATGAGAGAgtctcagagccaggcatgggctaGGCCCTGTCCCCAGAGGCACACAGGACAGGGAGCCCCAGGGTTGGCCACTCAGCCTGGGCAGCAGTGAGGGACCAGTGTGGGGGACCCGTGCACATACTCACTGGGCTCTTTCCTGCAGCATCGGTCTCCCAAGCCCCACCCAAGGATGAATGAGGAGGGTGAGTATTGGCCATGGGGGACAGCAGCCCCCGGCTGCCTGGCTACATGCCCGCTGTTGCCTGGGCTTGCCAGTACGGGGGCACCTGGCTGTGGCTAGAAGCCTGTCCTGGGGGTGTCACGGGCACAAGCAGCCTCTGGGAGAAGTTCCCTCCGGGCCGGGAGCTGGGGTGTGCCAGGAGAGATGAGAACAAGGACTTTCCATCCCTCCCGcctgctgggtgggggagagaaggggccTGCAGACCCCCTGGGTGGGGCTGTGTCAGGGCGGCTCccgccctctgccctccccttgcATGGACAGCCGCCGCTGGGAGCAGTTCCCtccgggctgggagctggggtgtgCCAGGAGAGATGAGAACAAGGACTTTCCATCCCTCCCGcctgctgggtgggggagagaaggggccTGCAGACCCCCAGGGTGGGGCTGTGTCAAGGCAGCTCCCGCCCTCTGCCCTTCCCTTGCAgggagagcagctgctggggagaccTGCCACTTCCCCTTCCGCTACCAGCGCAAGATGCATTATTCCTGCATCCGGGGCCacggggccaggccccagccttgGTAagagcctgctgcccctccatgTGCCCCGAGCCCCAAGGCAGGGtccgggctgcagggaggggcatcCACCAGCGCGCTCTGGCaaaggtgtggggcagggtggggcgggaTGGCTGCCTCGGTGCCCAGGGCtagagctgcagggagagcagaCCCCTCCGGGGAGCTGGGATCGCTCCCTGGGGACAAGGCgtcagccccagggaagggcaAGGCCCTTGGCCGGCAGGTGCCCCACGACGCCGAGCCAGAGACCGTGCCAAGCCCTCACTGGCGCCTCCCTGGCAGGTGCGCCACCACTGAGAACTACGACGAGCACGGCAAGTGGACTCTGTgtgaggaggaggcggcgggcGTGACAGGTctggcagccaatgggagcccaAGTGACCCCTGCGGGGTGGGAGGAGATaagcccctactgccctggggaGAATGGTGCCTGGGGTGAGCTAGCATTGTGGTGCCCCAGCTCGCTGGCATGATGCCCCCTTTGCTCCtggccctccctgtgcctctcCCCTCGTGCCCAGTGAGCTGGGTGCAGAAGCGGCTGGCATTGCCCCGAACACTTCTCCGTGGGCACCCCACAGGCTgtgggggagccagaagccacagcaggcatgttctgcagctgggttGTCAGAcagagcagagccagcagcagcccagcccggGCGGAGTCAGTCAGACACCCACAGAGCTGGATGCTGCTGCCCCGGGGCacaggagtgtggggaggggtgagcaggatCTGTGCCCCCAGGAGATAGCTGCCCCCATGGCACTCCCCTACCCGGTGGGAGCAAGTTCTGCCTTTACAGCGACCTCATGACCTGGACTCTGCTGCCCAGTGCAGTCACCTGGggcacccaccctgcaggcagCCCGGGaccacctcccacagctccctggggacACTGGCATTCCCCTGCCCAGCTTCTTGCCCCAGGCCCGCAGGCTAGGTCCCAGAGGGGCCTGGCAGTCCTAGTGCAGGTACCTTTGGCCCTGCGCCTGCTGGGGCCTCCAGCACATGTAACTCTGTCCTCTCTCTGCAGATCCCTGCATGCCCAACCCCTGTGAGAAGGGAGGGGTCTGCACAAGCATCCAGGGCGGCTACCACTGCAAATGCCCTGCCCGCTTCCATGGCAAGCACTGCCAGAAAGGTGACTGGGCCCAGCACCCAACTCGCTCGCTGGGGCCACAGGCAGTGGGGACCCCCCCCAGTctgacccagctgctgctgcatcccctgggcccctgccccttGGCTGCCAGCCACAAGCTGTGCCAGCGACTGGGGCATGCCGCATACACTGCCAAGGGAGGGCTGCTCCAGGATTCGCCTtgccagtggcagcagcttgCAGCGGGGcctgtccagggcagagctcCCACACCCCAGAGCCTTGCTCAGCCCCACTGGGCCGAGTTACCTCCACGAGGTCAGTCACCCCCAACGCCAGCCcagctggctggccagcagcaggcccTGGGTTTGCAGTGAGCAGGAGCAGGACTGGCCGAAGCGGGCGTGGGCAGAGGCCAGGGTGAGACAGAGCcgtgcctgggctgggctgggctggggggaggggtggccccGGTTCATTGCCCCCTCGGCTTTTGCAGAGAGCTGTTTTGAAGAGCAGCTTTTGGCGTACTTCTCTGAGGGAGAGAAGTGGCTGAGGTCCCAGCCCCCGCACGTGGAGGAGTGCCACTGTGCCAGAGGGAAGGCTGTCTGCCAGCGAGCCCATGGCAAGGGTGAGCGTGGGGCAAGGGGCACTAGCCCACGGTGGCGGGGTCCCCCCCACAGGAGGCAGAGGCTACTCCAAAcacctggctgggggtggagctgcaTTAGGCTGCGGTGATGTTCTTTGCTTAGGGGTGGCTGAGCTGGACGCTGTGTGCCAGACTGGCCCCAGCTTGTCAGTGCCAGCCCCATGGAGGCAGCCCCGAGAcctgtctctgctctgcagcgtgCCGCAGAAACCCCTGTCTGAACGGAGGGCGCTGCATGGAGATGAAGTGGGAGCATGTCTGCAGCTGCCGAAGCGGCTACGTGGGGCGCTTCTGTGACATAGGTACggccacccagagcctgccccagggcagggacagagggCAGCACCGGCCAGGTCAGGGTGCCTGGACCCCAgggggctgggcctggtggctgtctcggagccaggactggagctgcAGGCACCCGGCCgcccagagcccaggagggagcagcacagagcagaactgGAAGCGTCCACGTGGTCGGAGCGCCCTGTAAGCGGGGCGCTCGTGCGGCTGCTCGGGAGAGATCAGCAGGGCGcccccagctggctctgctcctgtgggTGGGGCACAGGGTCTGCTCTGCACCAGGACggagaagctggggggagcaTTGGTCGGGCCCGAGGCCTTGCAGGGAGGGGCCGCGGAGGGCACCGAGTGACCGTCTCTTTACCCACAGACCAGAAGCAGGCTTGTTACGACGGGAACGGGCTCCTGTACAGGGGCACAGCCCACAGCACCCTCTCGGGGGCGCCATGCTTGCCCTGGGACTCCCACCTGCTGTCCCACGAGTTCTCCAGCCACTCCTTGCAAGACGCCTTCATCAGGGGCCTGGGCAGCCATGCCTTCTGCAGGTGAGTGGGGGCCCCAGCCCAGCAAGTGCAGCTGGCAGGTAGGAGGTGCAAGGCCCCCGCCGCgggctgggggagatggggcGGGTGCTCCGCTCTGGACTGGAGTCCATTGATGGAGTGGGGCCTTCACCACTGCAGGAACCCTGATAATGACACCCAGCCCTGGTGCTACGTGCTGAGGGACAGGCAGCTCAGCTGGGAGTTCTGCAGCATCCCCCTGTGCAAGCCACAAGCAGGTAGGCCCCCGGCTctcggggaggggtggggggaccctggAGTGACCGGCACTTTCCCCACAGGTGCTGCGGGCACAGAGGGAGCAGGAGGCCAGCCAGAGGCCAAGCCCACAAGCAGCAGCAACCACTCGGCCCCGGCCTGTGGGCAGCGGTACAGAAAGAGCCTGTCCCAGCGCAGCCGCGTGGTCGGCGGCATGCTGGCGCTGCCCGCTGCCCACCCat
This window encodes:
- the F12 gene encoding coagulation factor XII, which produces MMSLLLLVLLLSLGATVPHRSPKPHPRMNEEGRAAAGETCHFPFRYQRKMHYSCIRGHGARPQPWCATTENYDEHGKWTLCEEEAAGVTDPCMPNPCEKGGVCTSIQGGYHCKCPARFHGKHCQKESCFEEQLLAYFSEGEKWLRSQPPHVEECHCARGKAVCQRAHGKACRRNPCLNGGRCMEMKWEHVCSCRSGYVGRFCDIDQKQACYDGNGLLYRGTAHSTLSGAPCLPWDSHLLSHEFSSHSLQDAFIRGLGSHAFCRNPDNDTQPWCYVLRDRQLSWEFCSIPLCKPQAGRPPALGEGWGDPGVTGTFPTGAAGTEGAGGQPEAKPTSSSNHSAPACGQRYRKSLSQRSRVVGGMLALPAAHPYLAALHLGEHFCGGTLIASCWVLTAAHCLEHRPSVSQISVRLGQTHYNSSSQGSAQLRAHSYVLHENYSQATQRHDIALVRLREEAPGRCAEFSHSVLPACLPSASEPLNTSRPCEIAGWGHLYEGAGQLSEYLQEAVVPIVPQEQCRSPLLHGTRVTADMLCAGYLEGGTDACQGDSGGPLVCEAQGRATLQGIVSWGVGCGEQNKPGVYTKVAHYLAWIQEHIGSEGAAPASPK